One Hemibagrus wyckioides isolate EC202008001 linkage group LG07, SWU_Hwy_1.0, whole genome shotgun sequence DNA segment encodes these proteins:
- the chst2a gene encoding carbohydrate sulfotransferase 2a, giving the protein MKNKPYLLKPSWEKTFGKKPRTYCRSQTRIIANPGLVIKVLRRKKIVVFLAYFVLVALTMLNLANYKWAKESQPCGLQVNDDVNFQNRPYFHVLYKAPQMRKRQLVYVLTTWRSGSSFFGELFNQNPGVFFLYEPMWHIWQKLYPGDALSLQGAERDMLSALYRCDFSVFQLYNTQAGKNITTLEVFGAPFNKVICSYPLCSFYRKDVVGMVDEKVCKKCPLQSLQALEEQCLKYDTIVIKGVRILDINVLAPLLEDRSLNLKVVHLVRDPRAMANSRIRSKHGLIRENLQVIRSRNPKMRRVPMADPNHKASRKDVSDYHAIGAMEVICEHMSKTLKTVLSSPSWLKGKYMMVRYEDLVENPVRTLKRVYQFVNLTASRDMEAFVVNMTSGHNNSARPFQVSSRNATVAASTWRTVLNLHQIRQVEDYCRHAMSVLGYLHVRTLWEAKDLSKSLLTLPKV; this is encoded by the coding sequence ATGAAAAATAAGCCATATCTTCTTAAACCATCATGGGAGAAAACGTTCGGAAAGAAGCCCAGAACGTACTGCAGGAGCCAGACCAGGATCATCGCCAACCCTGGCTTGGTCATCAAAGTGCTTCGTCGGAAGAAGATCGTGGTGTTCCTTGCCTACTTTGTGCTCGTAGCGCTGACCATGCTGAACCTGGCTAACTACAAATGGGCCAAAGAGTCGCAGCCATGTGGTCTCCAGGTGAACGATGACGTGAACTTCCAGAACAGACCATACTTTCATGTCCTCTACAAGGCGCCACAGATGAGGAAGCGCCAGCTGGTGTACGTCTTAACCACATGGCGCTCGGGCTCGTCCTTCTTCGGCGAGCTTTTCAACCAAAACCCCGGAGTGTTCTTTTTGTACGAACCGATGTGGCACATTTGGCAGAAACTCTACCCTGGAGACGCGTTATCACTCCAGGGAGCAGAGAGGGACATGCTAAGTGCTCTGTACAGGTGTGATTTCTCCGTTTTCCAGTTGTACAACACTCAAGCTGGGAAGAATATAACCACTCTAGAAGTCTTCGGCGCCCCGTTTAATAAAGTCATCTGCTCTTATCCGCTTTGCTCGTTCTATAGAAAGGATGTCGTGGGAATGGTGGACGAAAaagtgtgtaagaagtgtccgCTTCAGAGCCTGCAAGCCCTGGAGGAGCAGTGCCTGAAATATGACACCATCGTCATTAAAGGAGTACggattttagatataaacgtCCTGGCTCCTTTGTTGGAGGACCGCTCACTCAATCTAAAAGTGGTACACTTGGTGCGGGACCCACGAGCCATGGCTAACTCCAGAATTCGATCTAAGCACGGCCTGATTCGGGAGAACCTGCAAGTAATCCGGAGCAGGAACCCGAAGATGCGGCGCGTGCCGATGGCTGACCCGAACCATAAAGCCAGCAGGAAAGATGTTTCAGACTACCATGCCATCGGAGCCATGGAGGTGATTTGTGAGCACATGTCCAAGACTTTGAAAACGGTCCTAAGCAGTCCTAGCTGGCTCAAGGGGAAATACATGATGGTGCGATACGAGGACTTGGTGGAAAACCCGGTCAGGACCTTAAAGCGTGTTTACCAGTTTGTAAACCTGACAGCTAGCCGCGACATGGAAGCTTTCGTCGTGAACATGACTAGTGGCCACAATAACTCTGCCAGACCTTTCCAGGTTTCATCTAGGAATGCCACCGTGGCCGCTAGCACGTGGAGAACTGTGCTCAACCTCCATCAGATACGCCAAGTGGAGGACTACTGCCGTCATGCCATGTCCGTTTTGGGATATTTACACGTTCGCACGTTGTGGGAGGCGAAGGACCTGAGCAAGAGTTTATTAACTTTACCTAAGGTCTGA
- the pls1 gene encoding plastin-1, producing the protein MEDNMTQISREDLEDLRVAFNKIDIDNSGYVNDFELQELFREASLYIPGYKVREIAERFIAGDTNKDEKISFEEFVVIYQDLKSKEIRETFRKTISKKDGICSFGGTSGSSTDGTQHSYSDEEKVAFVNWINKALANDPDCQHIIPMDPNTDSLFTSVKDGILLCKMVNHSQKETIDERVINTKKRSMFNMTENLILALNSASAIGCMVVNIDAQDMIAGTPHLVLGLLWQIIKIGLFANIEISSNDALIALLGEGEDLDQLMSLSPEELLLRWVNYHLKAAELNPIKNFSDDIKDSKAYFHLLNEIAPSGDDDQIPVIIDMSGLNEPDDLKRAELMLKQAARIDCRQFVSPQDVVAGNQKLNLAFVANLFNMYPALKKPADNTIDLTTIEGESREDKTFRNWMNSLGISPRVNHLYSDLTDGMVILQLYEKIQVPVDWKKVNRPPYPAFAGKMKKLENCNYAVELGKKEAQFSLVGIGGDNINEGSPKHMLSLVWQLMRRYTLKVLSDIGDGEKINDQVIVDWVNTSLQNGQKQSTISNFKDKSISTSLPVIDLIDTITPGAIREDMVKREDLSPEDMINNAKYAISMARKIGAKVYALPEDLVEVNPKMVMTVFACLMGKSLKK; encoded by the exons ATGGAGGACAACATGACACAGATCTCTCGAGAAGACCTGGAGGACCTCAGGGTGGCCTTCAACAAAATTG ACATTGACAACAGCGGCTATGTCAACGATTTCGAGCTGCAGGAGCTTTTTCGGGAGGCCAGTCTCTACATTCCAGGGTACAAGGTGCGAGAGATTGCTGAGAGGTTCATCGCAGGTGACACCAACAAAGATGAGAAGATAAGCTTTGAAGAGTTTGTTGTG ATATACCAAGATTTAAAAAGTAAAGAGATCAGAGAAACCTTTCGCAAGACCATTTCCAAGAAAGATGGGATCTGCTCATTTGGAGGAACATCTGGAAGCTCCACTGACGGAACTCAGCACTCGTATTCTG ATGAAGAGAAAGTGGCTTTTGTGAACTGGATCAATAAGGCCTTGGCAAACGACCCGGACTGCCAACATATCATCCCCATGGACCCGAACACCGACAGTCTGTTCACATCAGTGAAGGATGGAATACTCCTCTG CAAAATGGTCAACCACTCTCAAAAGGAAACGATCGATGAAAGGGTCATCAACACGAAAAAACGCTCGATGTTTAACATGACT GAGAATCTGATACTTGCCCTGAACTCCGCCTCGGCCATCGGCTGCATGGTGGTCAACATTGATGCTCAGGACATGATCGCTGGAACTCCTCACCTGGTGCTTGGGCTCCTGTGGCAGATCATTAAGATCGGCCTGTTCGCCAACATCGAGATCTCGAGCAATGACG CTCTGATTGCTCTGCTCGGCGAGGGTGAGGACTTGGACCAGCTGATGTCCCTGTCCCCTGAGGAGCTGTTGCTACGCTGGGTGAACTATCACCTCAAAGCTGCTGAATTGAATCCAATCAAAAACTTCAGCGACGACATCAAG GACTCCAAGGCCTACTTTCACTTGCTGAACGAGATCGCTCCTAGTGGAGATGACGACCAGATACCGGTCATCATCGACATGTCTGGCTTAAAT GAACCCGATGATCTGAAGAGAGCAGAGCTTATGCTGAAGCAGGCGGCTCGAATCGACTGCCGGCAGTTTGTCTCACCTCAAGACGTGGTGGCGGGGAATCAAAAGCTCAACTTAGCTTTCGTGGCCAACTTGTTCAACATGTACCCGGCCCTGAAAAAGCCTGCCGACAACACCATTGACCTCACCACGATCGAGG GAGAATCCAGAGAGGACAAAACCTTCAGAAATTGGATGAACTCCCTGGGGATAAGTCCAAGAGTCAATCACTTATACAG tgACCTGACGGATGGCATGGTTATTCTCCAGCTGTACGAGAAAATCCAGGTCCCCGTGGACTGGAAGAAAGTGAACCGTCCTCCGTATCCTGCCTTTGCTGGCAAAATGAAAAAA CTGGAGAACTGTAACTACGCCGTGGAGTTGGGCAAAAAGGAGGCACAGTTCTCACTGGTGGGCATTGGAGGTGACAACATCAATGAGGGCAGCCCCAAGCACATGCTGTCACTGGTTTGGCAACTAATGAGAAG GTACACCCTGAAAGTCCTATCTGACATCGGtgatggggaaaaaatcaaCGACCAAGTCATAGTCGACTGGGTGAATACCTCGCTGCAAAATGGACAAAAGCAATCGACTATCAGCAACTTTAAA GACAAATCGATCAGCACCAGCCTCCCGGTGATTGATCTGATTGATACCATCACACCCGGAGCCATCAGAGAAGACATGGTGAAGAGGGAAGACCTGAGTCCTGAGGACATGATCAATAACGCAAA GTACGCCATCTCAATGGCGAGGAAGATCGGCGCCAAGGTATACGCCCTGCCTGAGGACCTGGTGGAGGTCAACCCCAAGATGGTGATGACTGTGTTTGCCTGTTTGATGGGGAAAAGTCTGAAAAAGTGA